The Mucilaginibacter terrenus genome includes the window GAGAAGCGGGATTTTCGGGTTTGCGTTTTAGTAGACACTGTACGAACCAGATTGTTGGCAAGCACTGTCGCGTCCATCTTGCTTGCAAGCCCATCGGCAAAACACTCGCTCTGATTATAACCACGCTCGCGCAATCGTTTGTTATGTAATGGAACAGGTATAATGTAATCCACGTTCTTAAAAACCTCACTTTTATTCAGCTGCTGCCCTGCAATGGCACCAAGCGCATTTCCAATGCCATGCATACCATCATATTTAAAATGGTGCATCATCCGCTGAACATTACTACCCTTATTAAAATAGTACAATGCGTAAGCGCCCGCAACCGGCAGCTTACCCCAAAATTGTTGCGCTACTATATTATCGGGCTGTTCGTGAAAATTTGTATAAGGTAAATTATACAGACAATGTGTACAGATAACGTGTTCGCTAGATACAAGCGTAACATGGCACGCGGCACAAAGCTCCGGAAAAATGAGCGAGAAGAAATCGTTAAAATAGGAGCGAACAGCGTTCATGAGCATGAAGATAGCAGATTATCTTCTCTGTTTTTATATATCAATTCTTGGTAAACAAAAATCCCGGCCAATTTAGTTTAGCCGGGATCCTGTATAGTAACCATTAATCTAAGATAACTTAGAATGGCAAATCATCATCATCTGGTGCTGAGCTAATATCAGCAGGAGCAGCATACTGCGGAGCTGCAGATGCACCACCACTTAACACATTTATTTTCCAAAGTTGCATTGAGTTAAAATAGCTTTTTTTGCCTGTTTTATCTGTCCATGGGCGTCCGCGCAGGTTAAAGAAAACCTCCACATCGTCACCAACCTTAATATTGTCAAGCAGTGCGCAACGATCCTGTATTGCCTCGAACTTTAAATACTCAGGATATTGTGGGTTCTCGATATATTCAACTATTAATTCTCGTTTCTTAAGTGATTCTGTCACCTGGGCAGTTGGGCCCACTTCGTGTACTTTACCTTTGATCTCCATTGCTTCCGAAATATTTAAAATGTAAAGTTAAGAGTATGAAATTAAAACGGCGGCTTTTTATTCATAAATTCGCCAATTATTATATGCAAGTTTTCCACAACGAAAGTAAGATCATCATCACCTGCAATAAGCGTTTGTCGCCATATTTAAAGCAGGAAGTAGAAGCCCTTGGGTTTGAACCAACCCGTGTTTTCCAAACCGGCGTAGAGCTGCAGGGAACTGTTACAGACACCATCCCGCTAAACCTTAACCTGCGCTGTGCTAGTCAAATACTTTACCTTTTAAAGAGTTTTGAAGCAGAGAACCCGGATGAGCTTTATAACGAACTGGTGAAAATAGAATGGGAGGATCTGATTGATTTTTCCGGGTATTTTTCTGTTACTTCCAATGTTAACAACAAGCATATCCTAACGCCGCTATTTGCCAATGTAAAGGTAAAAGATGCCATTGTAGACAGGATAAAGCAAAAGAAAGGTATCCGTCCAAATTCTGGTGCAGATGCAAATAAAACTGTTGTACATCTCTACTGGCAGGACAATAAGGCCGATGTTTTTATTGATACATCAGGCGAGACCCTGGCCAAACACAGCTATCGTAAAATACCCGGCAAAGCGCCGATGCTGGAAGCACTTGCTACTTCCACTATCATGTCGACCAGTTGGGATCGTCAAAGCACTTTTGTAAACCCAATGTGCGGCTCGGGTACGCTTGCTATAGAAGCAGCACTGCTTGCAACCGATAAACACCCAGGCCTGTTTCGGATGAATTACGGCTTTATGCACATATTGGGGTATGATGAGCAGGTGTTTTTTACAGAACGCCGCACTCTTAAAGACAAAGCCAAAAAGGCCATCAACTTTAAAATAATAGCTACAGACATCTCAGATGATGCCGTAGATATTGCCCGAAAGAACGCCAATACAGCAGGTGTAGAACATTTGATAGACTTTGCTGTTTGTGATTTTGCAGATACAGAAGTACCCGAAGGCCCGGGCATTATAATGTTTAACCCCGAGTATGGAGAGCGTTTAGGAACCCATACTAAGCTGGAAATAACTTATAAACGCATAGGCGATTTCCTGAAACAAAAGTGTTTAGGAAAAAGTGGTTATGTATTCACCGGCAATCCTGACCTGGCCAAAAAGATTGGCTTAAAGGCTGCCCGGAAAATAGAATTTTATAACGGTAAGCTGGACTGCCGCCTTTTTGAGTACGAACTGTACGAAGGCACTAAACGCGAACCAAAAGCAGAATAAATGAAAAAGCTCCTGATAATTGCCCTGTTTATACTTTCATCAGCCCTTGCGAAAGCGCAGGAAGGTGATCTTGCGTTTCCTTTTCAGGGTGGAAGCCCTATCATGATTAGGTTCTTTACCGATAGCCTGCAGGTAGGCCAGGATATAAAAGATAAAAAGGCAAGCGGCATGGCTGTTATCAAATTCACTGCCGATATCAGCGGACAGATACAGAAGATTGTGATCTACTATGCAGATGATTACATGCTTACTCTTCCTGTAATAGAAGCACTTAGAAAGTCTAACAAAAAATGGATCATCCCTAATAAAGAGAAGTTTCACGATTTTATTATACCGTTTTCAATAAGCTATAATGCACCCGCTACAGGTGTGGCCGAAGTTCAGAAAGCTGCTTACGCCTATTTTAAACAACGTAAACCTATCCTCACTAAAGACCAGCTGCCACTAAACGCCGCTACCCTGCTGCCTGTAGTAGTGGTTAAGTACGACCTTTAACAAGCAACGTTAACGGGGCCAAAATGTGAAAAGTGTTCAGCTTTTTTGTGCCCGGCGGTAAAAAAGCGTTTTTGAACACTTTTTCAGTCCCGTTAAAAAAGGCGTCAAATAGCATCATTATGCCTGTTTTTGGCTTAAAATTCGTGCAGGCACCTTTAAAAATCACACGATTTCACAGTGCTAAATTGAAATTTATTTGCATTGTATAGGGTAAATTACAGGTAGCAAATCTCCCTTTTACAACACGTGCCAAATACTGCCCGGGCGCCAGTCAGCGCCAAATGATTTCATCGTTCGGAAAAAAAATTAATTTAAACCTAACAAAAAGAAATCCGTACTCATCCGCTTCTCGTTAGTATACGATTATTGACCTCCGACAATTAAAAAAGATGAAGAATCTGCTAAGTTTCAAAGTTAAAGCCGTTGCTGCTAACATTCGTAATAAACGCGAAGAATTAAACTATACCCAGGAATATCTTGCAGCCAAACTTAAAATTTCACAGAACGCATATAGCAAAATAGAACTTGGCTACACCAAGATCACATTGGAACGTCTTTTCCAGATAGCTGAAGTTTTGGAAACCGAGCTGATGGACCTCATTAAAGCAGATAAAGCCGAAGCTGCCTGACCCGCAATAATTTTCAGGGTTATCAATATCCCTTAATATATTTGCCGCAAACAAAATTTGATGAGCGACGCAGATATAGTAGGGCAAACTATAGCTTTTGTAAAACAAACCCTTAGCGACGCCGAAGGCGGGCATGACTGGTGGCACATACAACGGGTACACACCAACGCCAGGCGCATTGCAGCAGGCGAAAGCTGCCATCTGCTCACCGTAGAACTTGCTGCACTGCTGCATGATATTGCTGACAGCAAAT containing:
- a CDS encoding DUF3127 domain-containing protein codes for the protein MEIKGKVHEVGPTAQVTESLKKRELIVEYIENPQYPEYLKFEAIQDRCALLDNIKVGDDVEVFFNLRGRPWTDKTGKKSYFNSMQLWKINVLSGGASAAPQYAAPADISSAPDDDDLPF
- a CDS encoding THUMP domain-containing class I SAM-dependent RNA methyltransferase; its protein translation is MQVFHNESKIIITCNKRLSPYLKQEVEALGFEPTRVFQTGVELQGTVTDTIPLNLNLRCASQILYLLKSFEAENPDELYNELVKIEWEDLIDFSGYFSVTSNVNNKHILTPLFANVKVKDAIVDRIKQKKGIRPNSGADANKTVVHLYWQDNKADVFIDTSGETLAKHSYRKIPGKAPMLEALATSTIMSTSWDRQSTFVNPMCGSGTLAIEAALLATDKHPGLFRMNYGFMHILGYDEQVFFTERRTLKDKAKKAINFKIIATDISDDAVDIARKNANTAGVEHLIDFAVCDFADTEVPEGPGIIMFNPEYGERLGTHTKLEITYKRIGDFLKQKCLGKSGYVFTGNPDLAKKIGLKAARKIEFYNGKLDCRLFEYELYEGTKREPKAE
- a CDS encoding helix-turn-helix domain-containing protein, with amino-acid sequence MKNLLSFKVKAVAANIRNKREELNYTQEYLAAKLKISQNAYSKIELGYTKITLERLFQIAEVLETELMDLIKADKAEAA
- a CDS encoding ComF family protein encodes the protein MNAVRSYFNDFFSLIFPELCAACHVTLVSSEHVICTHCLYNLPYTNFHEQPDNIVAQQFWGKLPVAGAYALYYFNKGSNVQRMMHHFKYDGMHGIGNALGAIAGQQLNKSEVFKNVDYIIPVPLHNKRLRERGYNQSECFADGLASKMDATVLANNLVRTVSTKTQTRKSRFSRFENMQQVFAVKHPQQLQNKHVLLVDDIVTTGSTLEACGAELLKIPQLTLSIATIAYAV